The Pseudonocardia sp. HH130630-07 DNA window ACCTCGACGGTCTACCGCTACCTGCGCGAGGCGATCGAGCTGCTCGCGGCGATGGCCCCGACCCTGGAGCAGGCGATCGACGTCGCCATCGGGAAAGCGTTCGTCATCCTCGACGGCACCCTGCTGCGCATCGACCGCGTCGGGATGGCCTCGGGCTATGACCGCGGGTTCTACTCCGGCAAGCACAAGTGCCACGGACTCAACGTCCAGGTCATCGCCGACCCCGCCGGCCAGCTGGTGTGGATCTCCCCGCCGCTTCCCGGAGCCCGCCACGACATAGGCGCCGCCCGCGAGCACGGCATCATCGACGCCCTGACCGAGCACCGGATCCGGGCGGCTGCCGACACCGCATATCAGGGCGCCGGCCCGACGGTCGCGGTCCCGCACCGGCGGCGACGCAAGGACCCCGACACCGGCCGGTTCCGCCCGCTGTCGCACAACCAGCGCGAGGTCAACGCCGCTCACTCACGCCGCCGCGGACCCGGTGAGCGGGTCAACGCCGAGCTGAAGAACTGGAAGATCCTCCGCAAGATCCGCTCCAGCCCGAACCGGGCCGGACAGCTCATCGCCGCAGTTCAGACCCTCATGATCGTCAACACCTGACCAGGTTGGCAAAGGCTCAGTGGCTGATCCAGACCATCTCCGGACTGGACGACGCGCGCGACGGCCGGCCCCCGGGCGACGCCGACGGCGCCTGACGTCCCGGACCGGACGGGACCGATCCGTGCGTCTCCCTCCCCATCACCGCATCACCGCGGCCGACCGCCGGGGCGCCGCCCGCTTCGTGCGCGACATCCGGCGGACCGCCGGCGCGAGGCGGCACTACGCCTCGATCGACGAGCTGGTCGCGTGGTGCGAGCCCCTGGTCGGGCCGGTGACGATCGTGGAACGCACGCACCGGCAGTGGATCGACGAACCCGGGACGCTGACGACCGGCGTGTCGTTCCTCCGCGGCCCGGCCAGCACCGACGTCATCGTGATCCGGGACGACCTGGACGGCCTGCACCGGGCCCACGTCATCGCCCACGAGCTGGGGCACCTGCTCGGCCGGGACTACGTGGGGCGGTCACCGGGCGGCCCGCTGCGCGACTGCACGCACGGGCACCCCGGCGACGGGACCGTGTCGCTCGCGACCCCGGAGGAGCGGCGCGCGGAGGCCTTCGCCGCACTCGCCTGCACCCGGCTCGTCGTGCCCGTCCCGGTGATCGCCCGGCGCCGGTTCGACTGGGCCGGCTAGACCCGGCGCGGACCGGCGCGGCCACGGCCGGCTCGGGCCGGGGCGCGCCCCGTGACCGTGAGGAGGATCTGCGGGACGCTCCAGGTGGCCGGGGACTCCGCGTGGGCGTGGAACGCGGCCAGATCCGCCGGCGTGACCCCGGCGAGCCGGTCCTCCACCCGCCGGACCAGTGGCGCCCAGCGATCGACGCCGGGACCGCCGCCCAGGCGCGCGGGCCGGGCCCGCAGGTCGACGTCGGTCAGGCCCGCACCCAGGAACAACCCGGGCAGGGCCGGGGCGAACGTGAACGCCAGGCCGTCCGCCTCGGCGACCGCACGGTAGGCGGCGAGCACCCGGGCCACCGGGCCACCACCGCCGAGGTCGAGATGGACCGGATCGGTGACGACCAGGTGCCCGCCCGGGACCAGCCAGTCCGCGAGCCGGGTGCAGACCGCCTCCCGGTCCGGGAGGTGGGAGAGCACGAACCGGGCGTGCACCAGCGCGAACCGCGTGGGCGGGGTCCAGTCCTGCACCCGGCTGCGGACCGGGCGGAGGTTCGCCGGGCGGCGGTCGGCGGCGGGCAGCAACGCCAGGTCCGGGTCCAGCGCCCAGACCCGGATCGCCGGCCGTCGCCGGGCCAGCTCGATCGCGACGGACCCGGTGCCGCACCCCACCTCCAGGACGTCGCACTGCCCGCCGTCCCGGGGCAGCACCTCCTCGAGGGCCGCGACCGTCCAGTCGTCGGTCGCGCGGGCGACGGCGGCCAGGCGGACCCCGTCGTCGCGGCCGCCCGAACCGATCCCGCTCACGCCCCGTGCCGATCGCCGGGGGTCGCCGGGGTGCCGGACACACCGGCGGCGAGGTCGTTGTCGGAGACCCGCACCGACAGCCGGTGGACGGCCTCGTCCGGCGCCTGCCACCAGGCCCCGGCGACCGCACGCCATGCCTGCGGAGCCGTACCGGGACGCAGCCGTCGTTCCTGCTCGACGTGGCGCCGGTACAGCGCGGTGAGTGTCCGCCGGGCGGTCCGGAGGGTCAGTACCTGCGCCGTCGCGGCCGTCACCAGCGCCACGCTCGTGGCGTACACCGTGGTCGGGAACACCACCGCGGACGCGGACGCCCCGATCCCCCGGTCCCCCGTGACCTGCACCGCGCCCAGGAGGAGCCAGAAGACCGTGGAGGAGACGAACGCGGCGCCGAACACCGTCAGTCCCGCGGCGAACAGCCGGTCGGGTGTGCCCCACGCGACGACCGCGTGCCGAGCGATCTCGGCCGCCGCCCACGCGCTCGACACGACGTGGACGACGGTCAGGATCCACCAGTAACCCGACGTCCACGTCACGTCGAGCGAGGCGATACAACCGACCGGACTCGGATTCTCGACGGCCGCGAGAACGAACAGGGCCGCGGTGCACAGGGCTGCGGCACCACCGAAGAACGCCCAGTGGATACGGTTGCGCTCGACGACACAGGCGAGGACCGCGAACGCCGAGAGCAGGCCCCACACGTTCATGAACTGGTTGCACGAATACGGCGACCGGGTCAGCTCGGCGAGTGCCCGACCGATAGCCGGGACGTAGACGGTCTGGGAGAGGACGAAACTCGTCGTGGCCCAGAAGACCGGCCCGCGAGCGGCGCGGCCGAAACCCCACACGACCAGTCCGATCCAGCTCACGACAATGGCGATCGTCAGCAACGAGAACTCCCCGGTGATTACCCGTACGTGCCGTTCACACGCCCCGGGGAGGATAACGCGTCGCGTCGCGCGAACACCGGTATTCGGCGAACACCCCTACTCGCCGCGGAGCGGTGACCCGTCGCCGGTATCTGCCGCGGGGCGCTCCATGAAGACGTCGATCTCGTCCTCGGCCGTCACCACGAAACCGTGCCGGTCGTAGAGCACGCGCGCCCGGCTGCCCTGCAGGACGTTCAGCCGGAACGGCCGGGGATCGACGTCCCGCAACACCCCGCGCAGGACCTCGCCGCCGATCCCCCGCCCCTGCAACGCCGGGGCCAGGTAGAAGTGCTCGATCCAGCGCGCGCCGGTCTCCGGCCGCACCGCGACCGAGCCGGCGTCCACGCCGTCGACCAGGACGATCCGGGTGTGCGCCGGGACGAAGCCCGACCGGAACCGCTGCCGTACCCGCACCGGGTCGAAGCGCCCGAGCCGTTCGAGGTCGGCGCGCAGGACCACCGCGCGCAGCTCGGCGAGCCAGCCGG harbors:
- a CDS encoding transposase family protein, which gives rise to MLSYPSGMTVSSRALHVLSDALRAHRNQRATRWRKLTCGRQALLVVAHLRKGETYTDLACGFRVGTSTVYRYLREAIELLAAMAPTLEQAIDVAIGKAFVILDGTLLRIDRVGMASGYDRGFYSGKHKCHGLNVQVIADPAGQLVWISPPLPGARHDIGAAREHGIIDALTEHRIRAAADTAYQGAGPTVAVPHRRRRKDPDTGRFRPLSHNQREVNAAHSRRRGPGERVNAELKNWKILRKIRSSPNRAGQLIAAVQTLMIVNT
- a CDS encoding ImmA/IrrE family metallo-endopeptidase, which translates into the protein MRLPPHHRITAADRRGAARFVRDIRRTAGARRHYASIDELVAWCEPLVGPVTIVERTHRQWIDEPGTLTTGVSFLRGPASTDVIVIRDDLDGLHRAHVIAHELGHLLGRDYVGRSPGGPLRDCTHGHPGDGTVSLATPEERRAEAFAALACTRLVVPVPVIARRRFDWAG
- a CDS encoding class I SAM-dependent methyltransferase, with the translated sequence MSGIGSGGRDDGVRLAAVARATDDWTVAALEEVLPRDGGQCDVLEVGCGTGSVAIELARRRPAIRVWALDPDLALLPAADRRPANLRPVRSRVQDWTPPTRFALVHARFVLSHLPDREAVCTRLADWLVPGGHLVVTDPVHLDLGGGGPVARVLAAYRAVAEADGLAFTFAPALPGLFLGAGLTDVDLRARPARLGGGPGVDRWAPLVRRVEDRLAGVTPADLAAFHAHAESPATWSVPQILLTVTGRAPARAGRGRAGPRRV
- a CDS encoding GNAT family N-acetyltransferase yields the protein MPPVTLRPGEPGDAGWLAELRAVVLRADLERLGRFDPVRVRQRFRSGFVPAHTRIVLVDGVDAGSVAVRPETGARWIEHFYLAPALQGRGIGGEVLRGVLRDVDPRPFRLNVLQGSRARVLYDRHGFVVTAEDEIDVFMERPAADTGDGSPLRGE